GCCACGCGAGATCGTCAGCCAGGCGCACGCCAATGACTGGCGCAAGCTTCCTCCGTCTGGGCTTGCGGTGGGTTCCCTGCGCTCGGTGGAGCCCTTCCTCCCTCGCTTCGGCACCCGCCTGCGGGAGCTCTCCTTCCCCCCAGACGACGCACCTCGCGCGCCATCACCGCTCTACGATCGCTGGAGCGATTCGTGGCACGTGCAGACCGAGCTGGTGACGGCAACCCAGGCCCGCTGCCTCGGTGCGGCCATCTTCCTGATGGTCGGCACGCCGCAGGCCCGTCAGCCCTGGCGGGGGGCTGCCGCTGAGATCCGCGTGCCTCCCGCGCGCGCCGGCGAGCCGCTCACCGTGCGCCTCACATGCGGGGCGCTCGATCTCTCGAAGGCCAGCCGCATCGTGTGGGAGCGTGCCGGGTGCGAGCCCGTCTTCGGAGGTGTCACCCTCACCTTCACGCCCCTTCCTGGTGTCTCAAAGGTGGAAGCGGAGGCGCAGATGCCAGACGGGCGACGCATCTCTGCCGCCACCTCGTTCAGCGCGCGGTAAGGCGCTCAGGTTCCCGGGAACAGCCGCGAGATGACGTCGATGGCCTCGCGCACCGCTTGCTGGGGCGTTGCGGTGCCCTTCACCGCGCTCTCCGCGAGCGGTTTCGAGAATGCGCCGAGGATGCGGTTGAAGAGGGGCGTGTTCTCGACGGGGCGCACCCACGGGAGCTGGCGGGCGAACACCGCGAGATGGGGGTTTCGTTTCAGCAGCGCCTGGAAGGCAGGGTCGCTCTGCAGCGAGGGGCGGTAGGGAAGCTGTGAGGCGGCCTCGAGAAACGCGAGGTCGGCCGGCCGAGAGATGAGGAACTCGATCAGGGCGGCGGCTTCCTTCGGATGCTGGCAGGTGCTGAAGACGCTGATGTTGCGGAAGTTGCCATAGCTGTAGACCGGCCGCTTCGGATCGGTGCCATCTGGCACCATGAGGGGAGCGAACCCGAACTTCACGGTGCTACCGGCAATCTCGCTCAGGAGCTGGATGTTCCATGGGCCCGTGATGAGAAAGGCGAGCTTTCCGGAGGCAAAGGCTTCGGTCTGGGCTGATGGGGTGGGGTAGCGGTCGCGCTCGGAGGCGTATCCGCTCTTGAACGTGCGCGCGATGAACTCGAAGATCGCGGTGGCGGCGGCTTCGTCGACGGCCGGTCGCTGGCTGGCGTCGAGAAATGTCTTGCCGCTCGTGGCTGCGATGTAGAGCGGGTAGAAGTCGTAGTAGCGGCTGTACCAGCGGTCGACCGGCGCCGGCGCCCAGGCCTGGATCCCGCGTCTGCGAAAGACCTCGGCCATGGCCAGGAACTGACCGTACGTGCGCGGCGGCTGCTGCTTCGGCCCCAGCAGCGCGCGGTTGTACTGCAGCATGATGGGGTTGCACTTCCACGGGATCTGGTAGAGGTGCCCGTCGGTGGAGCGGAAGGCGTCTGCAGGGCCCGAGCGTCGCTGCGAGGCCGCCATGAGGGTGGTGTGGCCGTCGAGCGGCAGCACCCCCCCCATCTTCACGTACTCGTGCACGTTCACGGGGAACATGTGGGCGCACACGTCCG
The Pseudomonadota bacterium genome window above contains:
- a CDS encoding extracellular solute-binding protein — encoded protein: MLRRLVSLSVAALIAALLVVPDANATPPRVTLTMWCSPYAAEAGWAIDMVSRWNRVHPDVQVRLQKMPAERVAEDVLREAIKDRKTPDVCAHMFPVNVHEYVKMGGVLPLDGHTTLMAASQRRSGPADAFRSTDGHLYQIPWKCNPIMLQYNRALLGPKQQPPRTYGQFLAMAEVFRRRGIQAWAPAPVDRWYSRYYDFYPLYIAATSGKTFLDASQRPAVDEAAATAIFEFIARTFKSGYASERDRYPTPSAQTEAFASGKLAFLITGPWNIQLLSEIAGSTVKFGFAPLMVPDGTDPKRPVYSYGNFRNISVFSTCQHPKEAAALIEFLISRPADLAFLEAASQLPYRPSLQSDPAFQALLKRNPHLAVFARQLPWVRPVENTPLFNRILGAFSKPLAESAVKGTATPQQAVREAIDVISRLFPGT